From the Chitinophaga lutea genome, one window contains:
- a CDS encoding phytase, with protein MLRSYIIIVTAFLCACEPGRAPVRADALKPAVVTEAVAHDTDDPAIWINAADTLKSLIIGTDKDSDGALYAFDLDGRIVRKAGDLRRPNNVDIAYGLLIGGRRIDVAVLTERETNKLRVFKLPELTPIDNGGIPVFEGAEERAPMGIALYTRPADSTIFAIAGRKSGPADQYLWQYRLEDDGHGAVKGSLVRKFGQYSGKKEIEAIAVDNKPGYVYYSDETVGIRKYFADPDSSSAQLALFGTTGFASDHEGISIYPLTDSTGYILVSNQQANTFMVFRRDNQAFVTEVPVSTVESDGSEVTAVPLGPRFPKGMLVAMSNGKVFHYYSWEDFEGRIKK; from the coding sequence ATGTTAAGAAGCTATATAATTATTGTTACAGCGTTTTTATGTGCCTGCGAACCGGGCAGGGCGCCCGTTCGCGCCGATGCATTGAAGCCGGCGGTTGTTACCGAAGCCGTTGCGCACGATACCGATGACCCCGCCATCTGGATCAATGCAGCCGATACGCTGAAAAGCCTCATCATCGGCACCGATAAAGACAGCGACGGGGCGTTGTACGCCTTTGATCTCGATGGCAGGATTGTTCGTAAAGCAGGAGACCTTCGCCGCCCCAACAATGTGGATATTGCTTACGGTCTGCTGATCGGCGGCCGCCGGATAGATGTTGCCGTACTCACCGAAAGGGAAACGAACAAACTCCGTGTGTTCAAACTGCCGGAACTGACGCCGATCGACAATGGCGGCATCCCGGTATTTGAAGGCGCTGAAGAGCGGGCGCCGATGGGTATTGCGCTGTACACCCGCCCGGCTGATTCCACGATATTCGCGATTGCGGGCCGGAAGAGCGGTCCTGCCGATCAATACCTCTGGCAATACCGCCTCGAAGACGACGGCCACGGTGCCGTGAAAGGCTCGCTGGTCAGGAAGTTCGGGCAGTACAGCGGCAAAAAGGAAATCGAAGCGATCGCCGTTGATAACAAGCCCGGGTATGTGTATTACTCAGACGAAACCGTGGGTATCCGAAAATACTTCGCCGATCCGGATTCATCGTCTGCCCAGCTGGCGCTGTTCGGTACAACCGGGTTTGCTTCCGATCATGAAGGAATTTCCATTTACCCGTTAACGGACAGCACCGGTTACATTCTCGTGTCGAACCAGCAGGCGAATACTTTCATGGTGTTCCGGCGGGACAACCAAGCCTTCGTGACCGAAGTACCGGTATCGACGGTGGAGAGCGACGGGTCCGAGGTGACGGCGGTACCATTAGGGCCGAGGTTCCCCAAGGGGATGCTGGTGGCGATGAGTAACGGGAAGGTGTTTCATTATTATTCGTGGGAGGATTTTGAGGGGAGGATAAAGAAATGA